A genomic region of Rhipicephalus sanguineus isolate Rsan-2018 chromosome 1, BIME_Rsan_1.4, whole genome shotgun sequence contains the following coding sequences:
- the LOC119379012 gene encoding D-ribitol-5-phosphate cytidylyltransferase, translated as MDSVVSVVLPAAGTGERMKMKVAKQFCEVQGKPVMCHTISAFLQYSWISDVVVVYPPDKHSLVVSALKTADLLEKVSLVPGGTTRHRSIMNGMKHLEQDPPDIVIIHDAVRPIVPRHVLEEVVREAKLHGGAGPVVPLVSTVLKIDSKGFLEESLDRSRYVASEMPQAFQYQLLLKAYERCTEEDYTNGTECLALLHKHCGVAPKLVPGADELFKVTYRKDLYAAAGMLQDAHNTLP; from the exons ATGGACAGCGTTGTAAGTGTCGTTTTGCCAGCAGCCGGAACAGGCGAAAGGATGAAGATGAAAGTGGCCAAACAGTTCTGTGAGGTGCAAGGAAAACCAGTTATGTGTCACACAATAAGTGCATTTCTACAATACAGCTGGATATCGGATGTCGTGGTCGTCTATCCCCCAGACAAGCATTCGCTAGTGGTCAGCGCCCTGAAGACTGCCGATTTGCTGGAAAAGGTTTCACTTGTGCCTGGTGGAACGACAAGGCATAGGTCAATAATGAACGGCATGAAGCACCTCGAGCAAGATCCGCCGGATATCGTGATTATTCACGACGCCGTTCGACCCATAGTACCGAGACAC GTGTTGGAGGAAGTTGTGCGGGAAGCAAAGCTGCACGGCGGAGCAGGACCAGTCGTACCTCTTGTGTCAACAGTACTGAAGATTGACAGCAAAGGATTCCTCGAAGAGTCACTAGATCGGTCCAGATATGTCGCGAGCGAGATGCCACAAGCATTTCAGTACCAGTTATTGCTAAAAGCGTATGAAAGGTGCACAGAAGAGGATTACACCAATGGCACAGAGTGCCTTGCACTTTTACATAAGCACTGTGGAGTAGCACCAAAGTTAGTTCCAGGGGCTGATGAACTGTTTAAAGTTACATACCGAAAAGATTTGTATGCTGCAGCTGGAATGCTCCAGGATGCGCATAATACTCTACCTTGA